CTCCGTCTGCATAAGCTGTTCCTGATCCATTAGCTACAGTATTCCATCCTGTAAAATGATAACCAGTTTTGGTAAAGGTATTGGTTGTTAATGCCGTAGAAGCAGAAGCTACCTGACTGGTCATTGTGCCAGAACCAGTATTATTATCGAAAGTAACGGTATATATAGTACCATATTTAGCTATAAACCCATAGCTCTTGCCTACTTCTCCTGTACTTAAGTTAGTAGTGCCACTACCTGGGTCAAAATCTACTGTGTCCAAAAATTGACCCGTAACCAAAGCATTGCCATCACTATCTAACTCCAGTGAATTTCCTATATCGTTACCAGTTCCTCCCAAACTAATGGCCCATACATAATTACCCGAAGTGTTGTACTTAGCAACAAATACATCATTACTTCCCGCACTTGTTAGGTTGGCAGTACTTGCACTTGGGTCAAAATCAGCTGTACCAGCAAAATAACCAGTTACAAACACATTGTTATTACTATCTACTTTCAATGAATTTCCAACATCTGGACCAGTAGATCCCATATTTTTTGCCCATACATAAATGCCCGAAGAATTATATTTAGCAATAAAAATATCACTACTTCCACCAGCACTTGTAAGGTTTGCAGTGCTTGCACTTGGGTCAAAATCGGCTGTGCCAGTAAAATAACCCGTTACAAACACATTGCCATTACTATCTAATGCCAAGGAATATGCAATATCATAACTAGTACCGCCCATATTCTTTGCCCATACATAATTGCCCGAAGCATCATATTTCGCAATAAAAATATCATTACTTCCCGCACTAGTTAGGTTAGCTGTGCTTGCACTTGGGTCAAAATCAGCTGTGCCACTAAAACTACCCGTTACAAGCACATTGCCATTACTATCTACTGCCATGGAATATCCATAATCAGAACCAGTACTGCCCATATTTTTTGCCCATACATAATTACCCGAAGCATCATATTTAGCAACAAATATATCATAACCTCCCGTACTTGTTAGGTTGGCAGTACTTGCACTGGGGTCAAAATCGGCTGTGCTACTAAAATTACCCGTTACAAGCACATTGCCATTACTATCTACTGCCACGGAATATCCATAACCATAACCAGTACCGCCTATATTTTTTGCCCATACATAATTGCCCGAAGCATCATATTTCGCAATAAATATATCACTAGCTCCCACACTTGTTAGGTTGGCAGTGCTTGCACTGGGGTCAAAATCGGCTGTGCCTGCAAAATAACCAGTTACAAGCACATTGCCGCTACTATCTACTGCCATGGAACTTCCATAATCATAATTAGTACCGCCCATATTTTTTGCCCATACATAATTGCCTGAAGCATCATATTTTGCAATAAATATATCAGTACCTCCCGCACTTGTTAGGTTGGCAGTGCTTGCACTTGGGTCAAAATCTGCTGTGCCATAAAAAACGCCTGTTACATACAAGTTACCTGAGCTATCTTTTACAATATATTTTGAAATTAAACTATTTGAAGAATTGTAATTACCCAAAATACCCGCATCATTATAAATACCATTTGTGGTATAACTCGCTATGAAACCATTTTGTACGGGCGCATTCAAGTTTGCAGTGCTCGTACTTGGGTCAAAATCTACCGTGCTATTAAAAAATCCTGCTACAACCACACTGTTAGTATTCACTGATAATGATAAACCCTGCTCATCACCTGTACTTCCAAAGCTAGTTGCCCCTACATAATTACCCGAAGTATCATATTTAGCAACAAATATATCTTTACCTCCAGCACCTGTTAGGGTGGCAGTGTTTGCACTAGGGTCAAAATCAATTGGCGTAGTTCCATTTATATAACCTGTTACAAACGCATTACCACTACTATCTACAGCTATGGAATTTCCGTAATCATCAGCTGTGCCACCAATACGATTAGACCATACATAATTTCCTGAGGAGTTATATTTTGCTATGAATATATCACCAACACCCGCACTTGTTAGGTTGGCTGTACTTGCACTTGGGTCAAAATCGGCTGTGCCATTAAATACTCCCGTTACCAGCACATTACCATTACCATCCAACGCTAAAGAAATACCAACATCAGTATCAGTACCGCCAAGACGATCAGCCCATAGATAATTGCCCGAAGAATTATATTTAGCTACAAATATATCAATACCTCCAGCCATTGTTAGGTTGGCAGTGCTAGCACTAGGGTCAAAATCTACAGTGCCTTGAAAATAACCTGTTATCACTATATTTCCACTGCCATCCACTGCTAGTGATCTTGCTTCATCAGAACTACTTGATCCTATACTTTTTGCCCAAACATAAGTTCCAACAGTACTGTATTTAGCAAGAAATATATCGTCAGATCCTGACGCACTTGATAGGTTTACAGTGCTTGCACTTGGATCAAAATCTACTGTACCGGTGTAATACCCTGTTATGCTTATATAACCATTATCCACCGACAGGGAAAAACCTTTATCATCACCAGAACCACCTATTTTATTGGCCATTACATAATTACCAGAAGCGTCGTACTTAGCAAGGAATATATCATTACCTCCACTAGCTACAAGGTTGGCAGTACCCGAACTAGGGTCAAAATCTGCAGTGCCGTTAAAATAACCGGTTATATACACATTACCACTACTATCGAGCGCTATGGAATTCCCCACTTCGATACTTGTGCCACCCATTCTAATTGCCCATACATATTTACCCGTTGCATCATATTTAGCAATGAATATATCTGAATTCCCAGCACTTACAAGGTCGGCAGTGCTTGTACTTGGGTCAAAATCGGCAGTGGCAACAAAAGAACCTGTTACATATCGGTTGCCCGATCCATCCAATTTGATGGCATTCACAACAAGAGTACTACCTGTTGGAAATTTGGATCCAATTCCTTTTGCAAAAAGCAAGGAAGGATTTTGTGCTCTAACAAAGCTACAAGACAGCAGCAGCAATAATGTTAAAATACTGATTTGTGTTTTTAATTTTTTCATTTTTAATTTTTTTGATATTTGAGGTTACAAAACAATAGTAAAAATTAACTATATCCAATATCGCCTTTTGGTTTTCCTTGTTTTAAAATTTGATTTCCGTTTATTGGTAGAACTTTATCTTCTTACTAGTTTCTCGGTATGGTAGAAGTTGAGGAGCAAATATAAAAGTCCATAAAATGAGATTCATTTTAGCGAACTCAATTAGTAAAACAAAAACAAATCGTATTTTATAAAAAAAGAAGTTCTATAATATAGCTAAAAAAGAAGTTTTAAGCGCTTATAATATGCTTTTTTCCAATTATTCGGAGGTATTATCCTTTTTATGAGATATTTGGTTTCATTTTTTTTATGATTATTACAGTACTTTTGAAACTTCATTTTAAACAAATATTGAGGTTGAAATAGCGCTCTTCATTTAAAACAAAATTAGCTTTATGTTAAGTAACACTATATTATTAATTACTTCCATATTAGGATTTTTAAGTACTGCTTTAATCTTAATAAAAAATAAAAGCAATGGGAATTCATTGATTAATAAATACTTGATTATTATCACTGCCAATGTCGCTATACGCTTTTTATTTCATTGGATATCAGAATCCTACCCAGAAATGCATATTGGCAAATTAATAACCATAATAGATGTTAGCTTTGTGATGTTGATACCCTGTTATTATCTTTATTTTCAAAACATTATCTATGAAAAAAAGTTTGAATTATCTAATTTGATGCATTTTATATTTCCACTAGTATTAGGAAGTATTTTTATCTCAAATATCTTTAACTCTACTACAATAAAGGAGTTGTTTTTAAAGCTGTTTTTCGTTCTCGCTGTTATATTTTATATTTTCTATGCTATAATTGGGTTCATAATGCTTTATAAACATGTGTGGCGTCGCACAACTCATATTAAGATTATTCAAAAGCAAAATGACCAAATCAAAAACTGGTGTTTGTTTTTGTATTGTTCGTTTGTTTTAATTTTTATCATACGATTAGTTAATATTATAATTGCACATAAAATTGGAAATGTAAGCAATGATAACCTTTGGATGCCCGCTTTAGTTTGGATAGCTATTTTTGTAAAAATAATCTTGAGTCCCGAAATATTATTTGGTTATGACATTTTAAACAAAACTATAAATAGTACTACCGAAAAAATGGTACTCAATAGCGTTTGGAACATTGAAGGTACTTCTTTACCCATTAGCAGCAATAAGGATAAAAAACTGGAAGAAAAAATGAAATCATTGTTAATGGTATATCTGCATCAAATTGAAGAACTTTCGTTTCATACCCATACGTTCCGAAATCCCGATTTAACTATTGACGATATTGCAGCCACGTTAAAAATTCCTAACAGCCATATTCATTATATTATCAAATTTCATTGCAACGAAAGTTTTTCAGATTATAAAAAAATTGTGCGCATTAACGACGCTACCAAATTACTTGAAAATGGCTATCTTATAAATCACACGGTAGAATCTCTTGCATTAAAAGTTGGATTTTCTTCCTATAATACTTTTATTATTGCTTTTAAAACCATTACAGGAGTGACGACACAGGAGTATGTGAAGCGGTTTTAAATAGAGGGTTCGGATTGATCTCTTTGTTTAAAATTAATTTTTTATGTTTGCATTCATAGTTGGTTTCCTTTTTTTACATTAATAATTTTCATTACGTATAAAAGCAAAGCAAGATGTTTTTTTCAATCTTATTTTACTAGGGTTAACAATCATTAAGGGCTTTTTTCTTTACAGAATAACACACCTCTAATTTACCCATTGTCAATGCTAATAAATAATATATTTGTTATGCGTAAGCTTATGTTAGCTTTAGAAAAAAGTACTTCAGGAAAAAAGGAATATAGAAAATCAACGCGTAAATCTTTTAGTTCAAACAGAGTGTTGGAGCATCCTGCAAGAGTGTTGAACCATCCTGCAAGAGTGTTGAAGCATCCTGCAAGAGTGTTGGAGCGTCCTGCAAGAGTGTTGAACCATCCTGCAAGAGTGTTGAACCATCCTGCAAGAGTGTTGAACCATCCTGCAAGAGTGTTGGAGCGTCCTGCAAGAGTGTTGGAGCATCCTGCAAGAGTGTTGAACCATCCTGCAAGAGTGTTGGAGCATTCACGAAGAGTGTTGAAGTATTCACGAGGAGTGTTTTAAGAAATCCCAAAGAAAATCTTGACTCATAAAAAAGCCGAACGCAGAACAGCAGTTTGTAACTACTGCTACGTCTGTGCTTTCTTGGAAAATCCTGCGGATTTTCAAAAGGTATTTTGTATTTGGGATAAGTAGTGATAAATTTACGCAGCAGTCATAAGCTGCGACACGGTATATGAGGAAAATGAAAAATCCCGTATAACCAAAGTTTTACGGGATTTTGTTGTAAACCAAATGCGATGTTGTGACCCCGGCAGGGTTCGAACCTGCAACCATCAGAGCCGAAATCTGATATTCTATCCAGTTGAACTACGGAGCCATTATTAGTATTATACTAAAAGTTTCTTAACAATAGAAGATATAGTTTTCCCTTCTGCTGAACCGCCTATTTGAGCTGAAGCTAGTCCCATAACTTTTCCCATAGAAGCTATTCCAGACGCGCCAGTTTCTGCAATGATTTTAGCAACGATTGCTTCTACTTCATCCTCTGATAATTGAGCTGGAAGGAATTTTTCGATGACAGCGATTTGTGCTAATTCTGGTTCTGCTAAGTCTGGACGGTTTTGTGTAGTGAAGATAGTCGCGCTGTCTTTACGCATCTTTACTAATTTCTGCAATATTTTGATCTCGTCGGCTTCTGTAATTTCTTCTTTTGAGCCTGTTGCAGTTTGCGCTAATAAAATTTCTGATTTGATGGCACGAAGGGCTTCTAAAGCTATGGTATCTTTTGTACGCATAGCATTTTTCATTTCGTCCATTATTTGGGTAGCTAAACTCATAGTTTAAATGTTTAATTTGTTAGATTGTATTCAAATGGTTTGCTTTTTAGCCCCGATGATTTGAAATTAAAAGGAGGACAGCCAGTGGCTGTCAGGTATTTTTACATTATCAAAAAACCTCATTAAATCCTAATAAAACAACAACTTAAAAAGCCATGCGAAGTTAAAAAAAATAACCCGAAAATCTCAAAGAAATTTCCGGGTTACAAATTTTGGGGTTTCCTGTAGATTAATCTACATTATCGTGCAAGAAAGAATTGTTAGAACATTTGAAATTAAAAGGAGGAAGCCCGGTGGGCTTTAGGTAGATGAGTTTTAACTCATTTCTATAAAAAACCCGCTTCTTCCGAAACGGGTTAAAGATTATAATGGATAGCTATAGAATTAATCTACATTATCGTGCAAGAAAGAATTGTTAGATCGCAACTGAGTATCATCATTACTATCGGTTCCTACTGACATTCTTGAGTTGGTATTCCCTTGTGTGTTAGTTGACAAATCCACGCCATTGCGTTTGTAAGCTGGTTCTTTTTCTAGTTCCTCAATTTTAGAAGGATTGTTATGGAACTTGTAATTGAACTCTTTTAATTTTCTTCTTCTATCGTCAGCTCTGTGTTTCAAAGTCTCCTCAATCGTCATTTCCACTGGTGAAATATCTTCAAAATGATTTACTGTTGAAATTGGTTTTTCGACATCCAATTGTTTCATCGTGATGTTCAACTCTTCTGCAATTGGCTCTTCCACTACAACAGCTGCTGCAGGTTTTGAGTTTAACAAGTCATTTTCTAACTCCATGTACTCTTCCAAAGAATATTTGATTATACCTTCCTCATTCAACTCGGTCACTGGAACAAATTGCACTGGTTGGTTTACTTCGATATTATTTGGCGAATCAGACAAATCAAAAACGATTCTACTTTCTTCTACAGCTTCTATTTTTTCAACAGTTTCTACTTTCTCAAAGGTTGGCATAGCCGGAATATCAAAAGTAAAAGTAATTTGCTCTTCTTCTTTTTCGATAGCTTGAGATTCCACCACTTTCATCTCACGAACTTCTGGAGTTGTTACATTGAAGTCGATATCATTTATTGGCGATACGATTTCAAAGGTTACGTCTAAGTTTCTAATGAAATGATTCATAGCAATCAATTCGTTTTCGTCTATAGAAGCAACAACAGCAGGTGCTTCAAAAACAACTGGAGCTTCTACTTCCAACTCGTCTTCGATTAATTCAAAAACGATTTTTTCTTCTTTAGCTTCAGTAACAGGAGTATCAATAATGGTTTGGAAAACATCAACTGACTTTTGTGTTAAATCACGCTCTAATTTATGCTCACCATCTAAGGAATGAATTATTTTCTTAGCTTCTGTATTTACAATTCCATTTTGTTGTTCTACATTAAAACCTGTAGCAATGATAGTAACTGCGATAGCTTCGCCCAATGTTTCATCTTCACCAACACCCATTATAATATTAGCACCATGTCCGGCTTCTGATTGAATATGGTCATTGATTTCTCCAA
The window above is part of the Flavobacterium sp. N1994 genome. Proteins encoded here:
- a CDS encoding helix-turn-helix domain-containing protein, whose translation is MLYKHVWRRTTHIKIIQKQNDQIKNWCLFLYCSFVLIFIIRLVNIIIAHKIGNVSNDNLWMPALVWIAIFVKIILSPEILFGYDILNKTINSTTEKMVLNSVWNIEGTSLPISSNKDKKLEEKMKSLLMVYLHQIEELSFHTHTFRNPDLTIDDIAATLKIPNSHIHYIIKFHCNESFSDYKKIVRINDATKLLENGYLINHTVESLALKVGFSSYNTFIIAFKTITGVTTQEYVKRF
- a CDS encoding GatB/YqeY domain-containing protein, with amino-acid sequence MSLATQIMDEMKNAMRTKDTIALEALRAIKSEILLAQTATGSKEEITEADEIKILQKLVKMRKDSATIFTTQNRPDLAEPELAQIAVIEKFLPAQLSEDEVEAIVAKIIAETGASGIASMGKVMGLASAQIGGSAEGKTISSIVKKLLV
- the ftsZ gene encoding cell division protein FtsZ — encoded protein: MISNSEFGNISFDLPKNQSNVIKVIGVGGGGSNAINHMFKQGIKGVDFIVCNTDSQALQNSPVPNKIQLGVSLTEGLGAGANPDVGQQSAIESIGDIEKMLDTNTKMVFITAGMGGGTGTGAAPVIAQLAKERGILTVGIVTKPFQFEGKVRYEQALLGVEKLRKQVDSLIVINNNKLREVYGNLGFKAGFSKADEVLATASRGIAEVITHHYTQNIDLKDAKTVLSNSGSAIMGSSTATGDNRAKDAIISALDSPLLDDNKISGAKNVLLLIVSGSSEITIDEIGEINDHIQSEAGHGANIIMGVGEDETLGEAIAVTIIATGFNVEQQNGIVNTEAKKIIHSLDGEHKLERDLTQKSVDVFQTIIDTPVTEAKEEKIVFELIEDELEVEAPVVFEAPAVVASIDENELIAMNHFIRNLDVTFEIVSPINDIDFNVTTPEVREMKVVESQAIEKEEEQITFTFDIPAMPTFEKVETVEKIEAVEESRIVFDLSDSPNNIEVNQPVQFVPVTELNEEGIIKYSLEEYMELENDLLNSKPAAAVVVEEPIAEELNITMKQLDVEKPISTVNHFEDISPVEMTIEETLKHRADDRRRKLKEFNYKFHNNPSKIEELEKEPAYKRNGVDLSTNTQGNTNSRMSVGTDSNDDTQLRSNNSFLHDNVD